In the Aneurinibacillus soli genome, one interval contains:
- a CDS encoding aminotransferase-like domain-containing protein, translated as MNYNFAQRCGNFEPSAVRDILKVISQGNVISFAGGLPDDNLFPLDAVQNAYERVFASGKHTLQYGLTQGYGPLREKIAERMTRKNVHMSADQILLTTGSQQAIDLFSRIMLDPGDTVLVENPTYLAALQVFQSYQSQGIGVDSDVDGMLPDDLEEKLKTYKPKFIYVVPTFSNPAGKVWSLERRKEVLRLAKQYNVIILEDDPYGEIQFNENETYAPIASLDNGETVLYTSTFSKTVVPALRTGWVMGPKAIIQMMNQTKEAADLHSSSLDQQALYQLMTHFDLDAHIENLRTVYKERMNVMLELLEKTNLPGLKYVAPRGGMFFWVELHEQINTTALFSKAVENGVAYVPGAPFYVGEPKYNAFRLNYTYSVPEKINEGMSKLVHVLEEAYKSINQ; from the coding sequence ATGAACTATAATTTTGCACAACGATGTGGCAACTTTGAACCTTCTGCTGTACGAGATATCCTTAAAGTCATCAGCCAGGGAAATGTAATCTCATTCGCTGGCGGACTGCCGGATGATAACCTGTTTCCTCTTGATGCCGTACAAAACGCATATGAACGTGTATTCGCGAGCGGCAAACATACGTTACAGTATGGATTAACACAAGGCTACGGCCCACTACGCGAAAAAATTGCGGAACGCATGACTCGCAAAAATGTACATATGAGCGCTGATCAAATTTTGCTGACGACAGGTTCGCAGCAAGCCATTGATCTTTTTTCTCGGATTATGCTCGATCCAGGCGACACCGTACTCGTTGAAAATCCGACCTACCTGGCGGCCCTTCAAGTCTTCCAATCCTATCAAAGCCAAGGCATTGGGGTTGATTCTGATGTGGATGGCATGCTCCCTGATGATCTTGAAGAAAAGCTAAAAACATACAAGCCAAAATTCATCTACGTCGTTCCGACATTCTCGAATCCAGCCGGTAAAGTCTGGTCGCTTGAACGCCGTAAAGAAGTACTGCGCCTCGCAAAACAATATAATGTTATCATTTTAGAAGATGATCCATATGGCGAAATTCAATTTAACGAGAATGAGACGTATGCTCCGATCGCATCGCTTGATAATGGAGAGACTGTTCTGTATACAAGTACATTCTCTAAAACCGTTGTCCCAGCGCTCCGCACAGGCTGGGTAATGGGACCAAAAGCGATTATCCAAATGATGAATCAGACCAAGGAAGCTGCCGACCTGCATTCAAGCTCGCTTGATCAGCAGGCGTTGTATCAGCTCATGACTCACTTCGATCTGGATGCGCACATCGAAAACTTGCGTACGGTATACAAAGAGCGAATGAACGTTATGCTTGAACTCCTCGAGAAAACAAACCTGCCAGGACTGAAATACGTAGCACCGCGTGGCGGGATGTTCTTCTGGGTAGAGCTGCATGAGCAGATTAATACAACAGCGCTGTTCAGCAAAGCAGTGGAAAACGGCGTCGCGTACGTACCAGGCGCACCATTCTATGTCGGGGAACCGAAGTATAATGCGTTCCGTCTGAACTATACGTATTCCGTGCCAGAGAAAATTAACGAGGGCATGAGTAAGCTCGTACATGTATTAGAAGAAGCGTATAAATCGATTAATCAATAA
- a CDS encoding molybdopterin molybdotransferase MoeA, with protein sequence MRFHRDPITVAEAQQRILAHITQGDIEKIPLFESEGRRLAEAIIATSDVPHFSKSPYDGFAVRSADTTGASIHNPIELEVIGAIACGDAPDFCVEVGQAARIMTGAAIPQGADCVIMFEMTSENEARVDRIVGIKKEMKPGENIVFQGEETKTGTRLIEVGTRIGPGEMAILATFGYAHVPVYRLPRVGILATGSELLRPEDELTYGKIRNSNSYMTASQVRQAGGIPILYGNLEDDSDLAVAKVQQILSETDFLITSGGVSVGDFDVMVDVFTRLDADLLFNKIKMRPGSVTSTARVGQQFIFGLSGNPGACFVGFELFVRPALHALQGKSQTALPEMQAKLGIDMKKPSPFTRYVRSSWTIEQGEIVVRPVGMDKSGVVTNITDANCLMCIPAGGAGAAAGDLVTILPLPYRAGE encoded by the coding sequence ATGAGATTTCACCGTGATCCAATCACTGTAGCAGAAGCCCAGCAGCGCATTCTGGCCCATATAACACAGGGAGACATCGAAAAAATCCCCCTGTTCGAAAGCGAAGGACGCCGTCTGGCAGAAGCGATTATCGCGACCAGCGATGTGCCGCACTTCAGTAAATCACCATATGACGGATTTGCCGTACGCTCCGCTGACACCACAGGAGCAAGCATACATAACCCAATCGAACTCGAAGTCATAGGAGCCATCGCCTGTGGAGATGCCCCAGACTTTTGTGTAGAAGTCGGCCAGGCCGCACGCATTATGACTGGAGCCGCCATTCCTCAAGGGGCAGATTGTGTCATCATGTTCGAGATGACAAGTGAGAACGAAGCGCGTGTCGATCGAATTGTCGGGATCAAAAAAGAAATGAAGCCAGGCGAAAACATCGTTTTTCAGGGGGAAGAAACGAAAACAGGCACCCGTTTAATCGAAGTAGGTACACGAATCGGGCCAGGTGAGATGGCGATTCTTGCGACATTCGGCTATGCGCATGTTCCCGTCTATCGCCTGCCGCGCGTCGGCATTCTTGCTACCGGATCAGAGCTTTTGCGCCCGGAAGATGAACTTACATACGGCAAAATTCGGAACAGTAACAGCTATATGACCGCAAGCCAGGTTCGTCAGGCAGGAGGGATTCCGATCCTGTATGGCAATCTGGAAGATGATTCTGATCTTGCGGTCGCAAAAGTGCAGCAGATTTTATCCGAGACCGACTTCCTTATTACATCCGGTGGCGTGTCCGTTGGGGATTTTGATGTAATGGTCGACGTATTTACCCGACTTGATGCCGATCTACTATTCAATAAAATCAAAATGCGTCCAGGCAGTGTCACATCCACTGCTCGGGTTGGACAGCAATTTATTTTCGGTCTGTCTGGCAATCCAGGTGCCTGCTTCGTCGGATTCGAGCTATTTGTTCGTCCAGCGCTACATGCACTACAAGGTAAATCGCAGACGGCACTACCAGAGATGCAAGCGAAGCTTGGAATCGATATGAAAAAACCATCACCGTTCACCCGTTATGTGCGCAGCTCCTGGACAATTGAGCAGGGCGAGATAGTCGTGCGTCCGGTCGGTATGGATAAGTCGGGTGTGGTCACCAACATTACAGATGCGAACTGTCTCATGTGTATTCCAGCAGGTGGAGCGGGGGCAGCAGCAGGTGATCTCGTCACCATTCTGCCTCTTCCGTATCGTGCTGGAGAATAG
- a CDS encoding HAMP domain-containing sensor histidine kinase: MKTLYLRIVVTTLFVMLISSLLGFVFTNVYYQYKLKPYNDEKITHMAQDIVAFYENNPRSNLHDYLQNTGNLGYQIFLVNQQGDQSFYGGAFRKKELDPTVIQNVLHGHIYHGISQFPSTAFITGFFDNVLSNTIGVPIMIAGSPHALFIRPNIELQFGEMRVFFALLMALTTLLSICLVIISTRYIVNPITKLTEATKKLAQGTYNIELHVNRRDEIGHLANHFSKMAKSLEQLEEMRQEFVSNVSHEIQSPLASIQGFAQTLQSDTLSASQRSHYLSIIEDESRRMSLLSKQLLMLASLDKEEDIIEKSTFDVAAQLKQVLFMTEWSWREKDLAIDMKLPSTFIYADQKLLQQVWINLITNSIKFTPHGGSISLLLTQTDHKECHIEIKDTGIGISEQDLPYIFNRFYRADKSRNRKEGSSGLGLAITKKIIELHNGKIHVESQLGEGTTFHIYLPLL; the protein is encoded by the coding sequence GTGAAGACTCTTTATTTACGAATCGTTGTTACGACCTTGTTCGTGATGCTGATCAGTAGTTTACTGGGGTTTGTTTTCACAAATGTTTACTATCAATACAAGTTAAAACCGTACAATGATGAAAAAATAACGCATATGGCGCAAGATATCGTCGCTTTTTATGAAAATAATCCTCGTAGTAATTTACATGATTATTTACAAAACACAGGAAATCTAGGCTATCAGATTTTTTTAGTGAATCAACAAGGCGATCAATCGTTTTATGGTGGAGCCTTTCGCAAAAAAGAACTGGACCCTACGGTAATCCAAAATGTTTTACATGGCCATATTTATCATGGGATTTCCCAATTTCCTTCGACAGCCTTCATAACCGGATTTTTTGATAACGTACTCTCAAATACAATTGGTGTGCCCATTATGATTGCGGGCAGTCCTCATGCGCTTTTCATCCGCCCCAATATCGAACTTCAGTTTGGAGAAATGCGGGTCTTTTTTGCTCTTCTTATGGCGCTCACTACACTACTAAGTATTTGTTTGGTGATCATTAGCACCCGTTATATTGTCAACCCCATTACCAAACTGACAGAAGCGACTAAAAAACTGGCACAAGGAACGTACAATATTGAATTGCATGTAAATCGGCGGGATGAAATCGGGCACTTAGCAAATCACTTCTCCAAAATGGCCAAAAGCTTGGAGCAGCTTGAAGAGATGCGGCAGGAGTTTGTTTCGAATGTTTCCCATGAAATTCAGTCTCCCCTTGCTTCTATCCAGGGATTTGCCCAAACGTTGCAATCCGACACGTTATCGGCAAGCCAGCGAAGCCATTACTTATCGATTATTGAGGACGAAAGCAGGCGGATGTCATTATTAAGCAAGCAGTTATTAATGCTTGCTTCACTCGATAAAGAAGAAGACATTATCGAAAAAAGCACGTTTGATGTGGCCGCTCAACTTAAACAAGTCTTGTTTATGACCGAATGGAGCTGGCGAGAAAAAGATCTGGCAATTGATATGAAGCTACCGTCCACCTTCATTTATGCAGACCAAAAATTGCTGCAGCAGGTGTGGATTAATCTCATCACCAACAGCATTAAATTCACGCCACATGGCGGATCGATTTCCCTTCTGCTTACCCAAACTGATCATAAAGAATGCCACATTGAAATCAAAGATACAGGGATTGGCATTTCCGAACAGGATCTGCCCTACATTTTTAACCGCTTTTACCGCGCAGATAAATCGCGGAACCGCAAAGAAGGCAGCAGTGGTTTAGGGCTTGCGATTACGAAAAAAATTATTGAGCTGCATAATGGAAAAATTCATGTAGAAAGCCAGTTAGGTGAAGGAACAACTTTCCACATCTATCTTCCCCTTTTGTAA
- a CDS encoding ABC transporter permease: MFLALREIKHAKMRYLLIGFIMVLIAWLVLFVSGLASGLSSANASSIQNMKADYLVLQTDSENRLNRSVLSAEKVKDIQQYAKQAATPLGVQMTTITPDQTAKKTDATFFAIDMNDRLAPTVVEGKRITNSTTDEVIADRSLKDDGFALGDHIKDQLSGKVFTIVGFTEGQSFSHTPVIHMNKQEWALIHESNAQFKQAFNAVALHVDENSAQQLATKVSGVEVISKDQALQGIPGYKEEQGSLLMMIVFLFVIAAFVLAVFFYVITIQKINQFGVLKAIGAKSSYLARNIISQVLTLSIVSLAISIALTYGMSLILPSSMPFALSPQLVVGCSVLFLTVAVLGSLVSLYRVIKIDAIEAIGRAA, encoded by the coding sequence ATGTTTCTTGCATTACGCGAAATCAAGCATGCGAAAATGCGTTACTTATTAATTGGTTTCATTATGGTGCTGATTGCCTGGCTCGTTCTGTTTGTTTCAGGTTTAGCCAGCGGATTATCCTCGGCTAATGCATCCTCGATTCAAAACATGAAGGCGGATTACCTGGTGCTTCAGACAGATTCAGAAAACCGCTTAAACCGGTCTGTATTATCCGCCGAAAAAGTAAAGGACATTCAACAATATGCCAAGCAAGCCGCCACTCCACTAGGGGTTCAGATGACGACAATCACGCCAGATCAGACCGCGAAGAAAACAGATGCAACCTTTTTCGCGATTGATATGAATGATAGGCTAGCCCCTACTGTAGTGGAAGGCAAACGGATTACGAATTCTACAACGGATGAAGTCATAGCGGATCGTTCATTAAAAGATGACGGATTTGCGCTAGGCGATCACATAAAAGATCAACTATCTGGAAAAGTGTTTACCATCGTTGGATTTACAGAAGGTCAATCTTTTAGTCATACTCCGGTCATCCATATGAATAAGCAGGAATGGGCTTTGATTCATGAATCAAATGCACAATTTAAACAAGCGTTTAATGCAGTTGCCTTGCACGTAGATGAAAACAGCGCTCAGCAGCTTGCTACCAAAGTGTCAGGCGTTGAAGTGATCAGTAAAGACCAGGCTTTACAAGGCATCCCCGGTTATAAAGAAGAACAAGGCTCCTTACTAATGATGATCGTATTTTTGTTTGTCATTGCTGCTTTTGTATTGGCTGTCTTCTTCTACGTGATCACGATCCAGAAAATAAATCAGTTCGGGGTATTAAAAGCAATCGGCGCAAAATCAAGCTATTTGGCCCGCAACATCATTTCTCAAGTACTCACCCTATCTATTGTGAGCCTTGCGATTAGTATTGCACTTACGTATGGGATGTCCTTGATTTTGCCGAGCAGTATGCCGTTTGCGCTCAGTCCACAATTAGTTGTAGGCTGTTCCGTACTATTTTTAACGGTTGCCGTACTGGGATCGTTGGTATCACTGTACCGTGTGATCAAAATTGATGCGATCGAAGCGATTGGGAGGGCTGCGTAA
- the mobA gene encoding molybdenum cofactor guanylyltransferase, producing the protein MIQGVILAGGKSSRMGGQPKELLPVKGEPLIVRTCRLLQQTVQSCLIISNHAERLTLLPPSVSIYPDDIKEQGPLGGIATAMRVSSHDLLLVVGCDMPELNEDILCELALYAPKLKSGQLDAVVPKQADGRLQPLCALYHRRILPVILNQLSTENKRMRTMLDAINVADLPVQQDSTQVFYNLNTPADYETFRKEEIR; encoded by the coding sequence ATGATTCAAGGTGTGATTCTCGCCGGAGGAAAAAGCTCACGCATGGGTGGCCAGCCAAAAGAGCTACTGCCCGTGAAAGGCGAACCGCTGATTGTTCGTACTTGCCGGCTACTCCAACAAACCGTACAATCCTGTCTCATCATTAGCAATCATGCAGAACGGCTCACTTTGTTGCCTCCCTCTGTTTCCATCTATCCCGATGATATCAAAGAGCAGGGCCCCCTTGGGGGAATTGCAACTGCAATGCGTGTCAGCTCGCACGATCTTCTCCTTGTGGTCGGTTGTGATATGCCTGAACTCAATGAAGACATTCTCTGTGAGCTAGCGTTGTATGCTCCCAAACTAAAAAGCGGCCAATTAGATGCAGTTGTACCCAAACAGGCTGACGGACGATTACAGCCACTCTGTGCCTTGTACCATCGACGCATACTTCCTGTGATTCTTAACCAACTGTCAACAGAAAACAAGCGTATGCGAACGATGCTTGACGCGATCAACGTGGCCGATCTTCCTGTACAGCAAGATTCTACCCAAGTCTTCTATAATCTTAATACACCAGCTGATTATGAGACATTTAGAAAGGAAGAGATAAGATGA
- a CDS encoding response regulator transcription factor, producing MIHILIADDDPHIRELVTYHLQFEGYTIFQATDGEEASILLAEHPIHLAIVDVMMPNKDGFQLCKEIRDDYDIPVILLTAKDQLVDKEKGFAVGTDDYVTKPFEPKELLFRMKALLRRYHMVNAEKIKLHDTIIDRSSYEVDCNGQLLMLPMKEFELLSQLASYPDRTFTREELIQLIWGADFTGDDRTVDVHIKRLRDRFAERTNDFSIKTVRGVGYKLEVAKK from the coding sequence ATGATCCATATTTTAATTGCCGATGATGATCCTCATATTCGTGAGTTAGTAACGTATCACCTTCAGTTCGAAGGCTACACGATCTTTCAAGCAACAGATGGAGAAGAAGCTTCCATCTTGCTTGCGGAACACCCCATTCATTTAGCGATTGTGGATGTGATGATGCCAAACAAAGATGGATTTCAGCTATGTAAAGAAATTCGAGACGATTACGATATTCCCGTTATTTTATTAACCGCGAAAGATCAACTCGTAGATAAAGAAAAAGGCTTCGCAGTAGGAACCGATGATTATGTCACGAAGCCATTCGAACCGAAAGAATTATTATTTCGCATGAAAGCACTGCTTCGACGTTATCACATGGTAAATGCCGAAAAAATTAAACTGCATGACACAATCATTGACCGGAGCAGTTATGAGGTCGATTGTAATGGACAACTTCTCATGCTGCCCATGAAAGAGTTTGAATTGTTATCGCAACTCGCCAGCTATCCCGACCGGACATTTACGCGGGAAGAACTGATTCAATTGATTTGGGGAGCAGACTTTACTGGGGATGATCGAACGGTAGATGTTCATATTAAGCGATTACGTGACCGCTTTGCTGAGCGCACGAACGACTTTAGCATTAAAACGGTGCGCGGTGTTGGCTATAAACTGGAGGTTGCCAAGAAGTGA
- a CDS encoding type III polyketide synthase, which yields MSHITAVGTALPPYILQQSDVRDLARRLFADAFRDIDRLMPVFSNGQVETRHFCVPLDWFGAAHTFAEKNALFQEWAVRLGAEAARNCLTRAGLGPTDIDHIFFVSTTGIATPSIDSRIINELGMNVHTKRTPIFGLGCAGGAVGLSRAQEYVRTFPTERVLLVAVECCGLTFQQQDRSKSNLIATSLFADGAAAVLIEGDHVCHSRGLEVLATMSTLWPNTQDVMGWDINEHGLQVIFSRDIPTLVHTLVQPNVDEFLKKHSMTCSDLKHFIAHPGGIKVIQAYADILRQPLANFSHALDVLRCYGNMSSVTVLFVLEKFLAQGIAPGEYGLISALGPGFSSELLLVRGIQIQ from the coding sequence TTGTCTCATATTACTGCCGTAGGAACTGCCTTACCCCCATATATACTGCAGCAGAGTGATGTGCGTGATCTTGCACGTCGCCTGTTCGCTGACGCTTTCCGCGATATTGACCGTCTTATGCCTGTATTTTCTAATGGGCAGGTGGAAACTCGTCATTTTTGTGTGCCGCTTGACTGGTTTGGGGCAGCGCATACGTTTGCCGAGAAAAATGCGTTATTTCAAGAATGGGCCGTACGTCTTGGAGCAGAAGCCGCACGAAATTGTCTCACACGCGCAGGTTTAGGACCCACAGATATCGATCATATTTTTTTCGTGTCTACTACTGGTATTGCAACACCAAGCATCGATTCACGGATTATAAATGAGCTGGGGATGAACGTACATACGAAGCGGACGCCGATCTTTGGACTTGGTTGTGCAGGAGGAGCGGTGGGGTTATCGCGTGCTCAGGAATACGTCCGGACATTTCCAACTGAGCGGGTACTGCTTGTGGCTGTAGAATGCTGTGGACTCACATTCCAGCAGCAGGATCGTTCCAAAAGCAACCTAATCGCTACCTCCTTATTCGCAGACGGAGCAGCGGCTGTGCTCATCGAAGGAGATCACGTCTGTCATTCGAGGGGACTTGAAGTACTTGCTACGATGAGCACACTCTGGCCGAATACGCAGGATGTGATGGGCTGGGATATAAACGAGCATGGCTTACAAGTCATTTTTTCCCGTGATATTCCGACACTTGTCCATACGTTAGTACAGCCAAACGTCGATGAGTTCCTCAAAAAACACAGCATGACCTGCTCTGATTTGAAACATTTCATCGCACATCCAGGCGGAATCAAAGTCATTCAAGCGTATGCAGACATACTCAGGCAGCCGCTTGCAAATTTCAGCCATGCTCTTGACGTACTGCGCTGCTATGGCAATATGTCGTCCGTAACCGTTCTGTTTGTGTTAGAGAAATTTCTTGCGCAAGGAATTGCACCGGGAGAATACGGACTGATCAGTGCTCTCGGACCTGGATTCAGTTCAGAACTATTGCTTGTCAGAGGGATCCAAATACAATGA
- a CDS encoding D-alanyl-D-alanine carboxypeptidase family protein yields the protein MKKWICSLLITCLFGTGTAVASPIDVKPQTTMPILESEAAVLLDARSGDVLYEKNGEKSMFPASITKIVTSALAIEQGKLSDVVTVSKNARNIGGTRVYLAVGEQKPLEELVYAAMLNSGNDAATAIAEHMDGSSGAFSKRMNAFAKAAGATHTNFVNPSGLPDPQHVTTALDMARIMRVAMQNPTFRVIASTQERKWDGAEWKSSLINHSRPFLQSYPGAIGAKNGFTQQAGFTFVAAAERNGQELIAVLLKAPTRNQITKEAEQLLTYGFTNFRTVQVARASQRFVHKGETLVARRDVYTSIPAKDEYTVDTDEEKRLLVRSTSGTQHLYADTLDAQSENSMDTSSSQSLINGSISRKSATAVGVILLAVAGGIMIYRRRVNQREVE from the coding sequence ATGAAAAAATGGATCTGTTCACTTTTGATTACATGTTTGTTCGGAACGGGGACAGCTGTTGCTAGTCCCATTGACGTAAAGCCACAAACAACTATGCCTATACTCGAGAGTGAGGCGGCTGTGCTACTAGATGCACGGTCGGGAGATGTCTTATATGAGAAGAATGGAGAGAAGTCGATGTTTCCGGCCAGCATTACTAAAATTGTCACAAGTGCGCTGGCGATTGAACAGGGCAAGTTGTCGGATGTCGTGACCGTATCGAAAAATGCACGCAATATAGGTGGTACACGCGTATACCTAGCAGTTGGTGAACAGAAGCCTCTAGAAGAGCTCGTGTATGCGGCGATGTTGAATTCCGGGAATGATGCAGCTACGGCTATTGCTGAACATATGGATGGAAGTAGTGGAGCGTTTAGTAAACGCATGAACGCATTCGCCAAAGCCGCGGGGGCAACACATACGAATTTTGTGAATCCGAGTGGCCTGCCGGACCCGCAGCATGTGACGACAGCGCTTGATATGGCACGCATCATGCGTGTGGCGATGCAAAACCCGACGTTTCGTGTTATTGCTTCTACACAAGAACGGAAATGGGATGGAGCAGAGTGGAAATCAAGTCTGATAAACCATTCTCGTCCGTTCTTACAAAGCTATCCCGGAGCCATTGGCGCGAAGAACGGATTTACGCAGCAGGCTGGCTTTACGTTTGTAGCGGCAGCCGAGCGGAATGGACAAGAATTGATTGCCGTCCTTTTGAAAGCGCCCACGCGTAATCAGATTACGAAGGAAGCAGAGCAGCTTCTTACGTATGGCTTTACTAATTTTCGTACGGTGCAGGTAGCGCGGGCTAGCCAGCGTTTTGTGCATAAAGGGGAGACACTGGTGGCACGCCGAGATGTGTATACATCGATTCCAGCAAAGGATGAGTATACAGTGGACACAGATGAAGAAAAGCGCCTGCTTGTTCGATCTACATCCGGAACACAGCATCTGTATGCCGATACGCTGGATGCACAATCAGAAAACAGCATGGATACTTCGTCGTCACAAAGCCTAATTAATGGGTCTATATCCAGAAAGAGTGCAACCGCGGTGGGAGTGATCTTATTGGCTGTAGCAGGTGGAATCATGATCTACCGCCGACGTGTAAATCAGCGTGAAGTTGAGTAA
- a CDS encoding tyrosine-type recombinase/integrase, with the protein MKFHFSYHTDYETYLMEQNRADLTIASYMMEMTIFFAWLARVHPHLELHQIGYKIVTAFIDEELQEGRQVSTVNKKISALKSYFHFLWLKGYIGLDPCAKLKRRPDLKEEQAFAFTDEEVDVLFQTIEYDAAAKHKEDAYLRNMALVTLFVWGGLRIQEAANLLWREIVWEGESAIIGISLGNMRRIALTAQESRFLQRYTERPGVHDSPFVFTSRQGEKISPRSIQFILNSLGTKAGLHVHAQKLRNTYVIRKLLAGYSRDDVADMLGIEQLILPDTVWDEVQAMRR; encoded by the coding sequence ATGAAATTCCACTTCAGCTATCACACTGATTATGAAACCTATCTTATGGAACAAAACCGAGCTGATCTAACGATTGCTTCCTATATGATGGAAATGACAATTTTCTTTGCCTGGCTGGCACGTGTGCATCCTCATCTTGAATTGCACCAGATCGGTTATAAGATCGTAACTGCGTTTATTGATGAAGAATTACAGGAAGGACGGCAAGTTTCAACGGTTAACAAAAAAATCTCCGCATTGAAATCATATTTTCATTTCTTATGGCTAAAAGGCTATATCGGACTCGATCCATGCGCCAAACTAAAACGTAGACCGGATCTAAAAGAAGAGCAGGCCTTTGCCTTTACAGATGAAGAAGTAGACGTACTCTTTCAGACAATTGAATACGATGCAGCAGCGAAACATAAAGAAGATGCGTATTTGCGTAACATGGCGCTTGTCACACTATTCGTCTGGGGAGGGCTTCGCATCCAGGAAGCAGCCAATCTTTTGTGGCGTGAAATCGTATGGGAAGGAGAAAGTGCGATTATTGGGATCTCACTTGGAAACATGCGCCGAATCGCACTAACAGCACAGGAATCCCGATTTTTGCAGCGGTATACCGAGCGTCCGGGCGTACACGATTCTCCGTTCGTTTTCACATCGCGCCAGGGTGAAAAAATTAGCCCGCGCAGCATTCAGTTCATTTTGAATTCACTCGGCACCAAAGCAGGGCTTCATGTTCATGCCCAGAAACTGCGTAATACGTATGTGATCCGCAAGTTGCTTGCCGGATATTCACGGGACGATGTAGCGGATATGCTCGGGATTGAACAGTTGATTCTGCCAGATACAGTATGGGATGAAGTACAGGCGATGCGTCGCTGA
- a CDS encoding guanylate kinase, whose product MYQLQDYDRIFVFTGPYGAGRKTIADMVGETLGLQRVIPYTTRPRRSAEVDGQDYHFISESEFCRMHENNEFIETLNLDGVQHGIRERDIEQYLQQNGSIYLILNHRGAELLKNVYGSNLIRICIHTDEDTIRTRQRKRGYAEDVIARHLLDYPKAMAYRENCEHSFANTVPSHTAFAVAETLEQYLNRNLVPDIQ is encoded by the coding sequence ATGTATCAGTTACAAGATTATGACCGCATTTTTGTGTTTACAGGACCGTATGGTGCAGGACGAAAGACGATTGCTGATATGGTAGGTGAGACACTTGGGCTGCAGCGTGTAATTCCATATACGACCCGACCGCGTCGTTCGGCTGAGGTAGACGGACAAGATTATCACTTCATCTCTGAAAGTGAGTTCTGTCGCATGCATGAGAACAATGAATTCATCGAGACTCTCAATCTTGATGGTGTTCAACACGGAATTCGAGAACGTGACATTGAGCAGTATCTTCAGCAAAATGGATCAATTTATTTAATTTTAAACCACCGAGGTGCTGAGTTATTAAAAAATGTATACGGTTCCAACTTAATTCGTATTTGCATCCACACCGATGAAGATACCATTCGTACCCGCCAGCGCAAGCGCGGCTATGCGGAAGATGTAATCGCCCGCCATCTACTCGATTACCCGAAAGCAATGGCATACCGCGAGAATTGCGAACATTCCTTCGCAAATACCGTGCCGTCCCATACTGCTTTTGCCGTAGCCGAGACACTTGAACAGTATTTAAACCGCAATCTGGTGCCAGATATCCAGTAA
- a CDS encoding isoprenylcysteine carboxyl methyltransferase family protein, translated as MIFFYAVFTFLIIQRLIELWIARRNQQWMMAHGGIEIGAEHYPLLVLMHISFFAGLWTEVVLRGYAISSAWPILLAALIIVQGIRYWAITSLGRFWNTRIIIMPGADVVRRGPYRLLRHPNYAVVILELAIIPLLFNAYITFVAFSVINALMLSYRIRVEEEGLSSYTTYATVMQNRLRFLPKKPE; from the coding sequence ATGATATTTTTCTATGCTGTCTTTACTTTTCTCATTATTCAACGCCTGATAGAACTTTGGATTGCCCGTCGCAACCAGCAGTGGATGATGGCACATGGTGGCATTGAAATCGGTGCAGAACATTATCCGCTACTAGTTCTGATGCATATCAGTTTTTTTGCCGGGTTGTGGACCGAAGTCGTGCTACGGGGGTATGCTATATCTTCCGCCTGGCCGATTCTATTGGCTGCTCTTATCATCGTACAGGGAATTCGCTATTGGGCGATTACCTCACTTGGACGCTTCTGGAATACACGGATTATCATTATGCCTGGAGCTGATGTAGTACGCAGGGGTCCGTACCGGCTCCTGCGTCATCCCAATTATGCTGTAGTCATTCTGGAGCTGGCCATTATCCCGCTATTATTTAATGCATACATTACGTTTGTTGCTTTCTCGGTCATAAATGCCCTGATGCTCTCCTACCGTATTCGCGTGGAAGAAGAAGGCTTATCTTCCTATACCACGTATGCTACGGTTATGCAAAATCGCCTACGCTTCTTGCCAAAAAAGCCAGAGTGA